One stretch of Leadbetterella byssophila DSM 17132 DNA includes these proteins:
- the mnmD gene encoding tRNA (5-methylaminomethyl-2-thiouridine)(34)-methyltransferase MnmD: MENRELGIRTTGDGSITFYSDQFDQHYHSIFGARTESERVFIELGYNYIMEHFNDPIQLLEVGFGTGLNAWLTGLAAEKSQRQTEYIGLEAYPIPKAHFDQFPTEIQVYQELAWGEQHTIHPYYSVIKQNVKVQDFLSDRKFHLVYYDAFSPEAQPEMWSEELFQRIADMLEAGGVLSTYCSKGMVQRNLKAVGFEVEKHPGPPHKREVLRAIKK; encoded by the coding sequence ATGGAAAACAGGGAATTGGGCATTCGGACCACAGGAGACGGCTCCATTACTTTCTATTCTGATCAATTTGATCAGCACTATCATTCCATTTTTGGAGCAAGAACGGAATCAGAGCGTGTATTTATAGAATTGGGGTATAATTACATAATGGAACATTTCAATGACCCTATTCAATTGTTAGAAGTAGGATTTGGCACCGGCCTTAATGCATGGCTTACGGGCTTAGCAGCAGAAAAATCTCAGAGGCAAACGGAATATATTGGTTTGGAAGCATATCCTATACCTAAAGCTCACTTTGATCAATTTCCCACTGAGATTCAGGTATACCAAGAACTAGCGTGGGGGGAACAGCACACCATACACCCCTATTACAGCGTTATTAAGCAAAACGTAAAGGTTCAGGATTTCCTTTCAGACAGGAAGTTTCATTTGGTGTATTACGATGCATTTTCACCGGAAGCCCAGCCAGAGATGTGGTCTGAGGAATTGTTCCAAAGGATAGCAGACATGCTGGAGGCAGGAGGTGTTTTAAGCACCTACTGTTCAAAAGGAATGGTACAGAGAAACCTGAAAGCAGTGGGATTTGAAGTAGAGAAACACCCGGGACCTCCACACAAGCGAGAAGTCTTACGAGCTATCAAGAAATGA
- the bshC gene encoding bacillithiol biosynthesis cysteine-adding enzyme BshC produces the protein MQSHIQKLPLEQVANFPKLFLDYLNEKPELKPLYGHFPRIENFDSLIQEKDFAHRAVLVKVLEEQYAKLGVPENVKLLGEDNTYSVTTGHQLNIFTGPLYVIYKIVSTINLAKRLSEAYPDKNFVPVYWMATEDHDFEEIASFFLFGNKYSWTTTQKGAVGEMSLDGIQEVIDQLKDKPEIFIKAYSQNDNLADAVRQYMHELFGEHGLVCVDGNHRDFKEIFKPVIKEELSNGIVKQKLDENAVLLDQLGYKPQIHPREINLFYKDKGLRERIDLVEGEYKVLETALSFTKEEIEVLLQEHPERFSPNVALRPLYQEMILPNVAYLGGPSELTYWLQLKGIFDHFKVAFPAVMPRNLALVVNENLQKRLDKLGVKVEDLYQDDAKLRKAYVDQVSENQLQLQEEQASLDELFDSIIRKAISVDPTLKGAIEAEKVKVSKGISNLETRIKKAEERKFETSIQQLMGVKEKLFPGGSQQERKDNFLNFYLNNPGFLDLLFETFDPLDYRFNVLYL, from the coding sequence TTGCAGTCACACATTCAAAAGCTACCCCTAGAGCAGGTGGCTAATTTTCCGAAGCTATTTCTGGATTATTTAAATGAAAAGCCGGAGCTAAAACCTCTTTATGGCCATTTCCCTAGAATTGAAAATTTTGATTCTCTGATTCAAGAGAAAGATTTTGCCCATCGAGCCGTTCTGGTAAAGGTACTGGAAGAGCAATATGCAAAGCTTGGTGTTCCTGAGAATGTTAAATTATTAGGAGAAGACAATACGTATAGCGTTACTACCGGTCACCAATTAAATATTTTCACCGGTCCCCTATATGTCATCTATAAAATAGTTAGTACCATCAACCTGGCTAAGCGTTTGAGCGAGGCATACCCCGATAAGAACTTCGTGCCAGTGTATTGGATGGCCACTGAAGATCATGATTTTGAAGAAATTGCTTCTTTCTTTTTGTTTGGAAATAAATATTCCTGGACTACTACTCAAAAAGGTGCCGTAGGTGAAATGAGCTTGGACGGCATCCAAGAAGTAATTGATCAATTAAAAGATAAGCCGGAAATCTTCATCAAAGCCTACTCTCAAAATGATAATTTGGCAGATGCAGTTCGTCAATATATGCATGAACTTTTTGGCGAGCATGGATTGGTATGTGTCGACGGAAACCACAGAGACTTCAAAGAAATATTTAAGCCGGTAATTAAAGAGGAGTTATCTAACGGTATAGTTAAGCAGAAACTGGATGAGAATGCGGTGCTTTTAGATCAATTAGGTTATAAGCCGCAAATCCATCCCAGAGAAATCAATCTATTTTACAAAGACAAAGGTCTTAGAGAAAGAATAGATCTGGTAGAAGGTGAATATAAAGTACTGGAAACTGCACTTAGTTTCACCAAAGAAGAGATAGAAGTATTATTACAAGAACATCCGGAGAGATTTAGCCCGAATGTTGCCCTTCGACCCCTTTATCAAGAAATGATTCTTCCAAATGTTGCCTACTTAGGTGGTCCCTCTGAATTGACCTATTGGCTACAATTGAAAGGTATTTTCGATCACTTCAAGGTGGCATTTCCAGCTGTGATGCCTAGAAATCTGGCCTTGGTGGTTAATGAGAACCTTCAAAAACGTTTAGATAAACTGGGTGTCAAAGTGGAAGACCTGTACCAGGATGATGCAAAACTAAGAAAGGCGTATGTGGATCAGGTCTCGGAAAACCAACTTCAACTTCAAGAAGAGCAAGCTTCCTTAGATGAGTTGTTTGATTCCATTATCCGTAAAGCTATTTCTGTAGATCCTACCCTTAAAGGAGCCATAGAAGCTGAAAAGGTCAAGGTGTCTAAAGGTATCAGTAACCTTGAAACCAGAATCAAAAAAGCTGAAGAAAGAAAGTTTGAGACCTCCATTCAGCAATTAATGGGAGTGAAAGAAAAACTTTTTCCAGGAGGAAGTCAGCAGGAAAGAAAAGACAATTTCCTAAACTTCTATCTGAATAATCCCGGATTCTTAGACCTACTTTTTGAAACTTTTGACCCTCTAGATTACAGGTTTAACGTACTGTACCTGTAA
- a CDS encoding gluconate 2-dehydrogenase subunit 3 family protein — MNRRQAIGWGAAAAIAIPTGWLWWKKSDFDEVSAWGKKEENVLSAAVDALLPEGNMPGGIELGVDKFVSKMIHDCLPIEEKQAFAKELLVLAKKDFSTQTPEDRLSLLKSYPEDSTFISLLRNLAIRGYTTSEYYMMQVQGFEFIPGHYSGCVNLNQNA, encoded by the coding sequence ATGAATAGAAGACAAGCTATAGGTTGGGGAGCCGCTGCAGCAATAGCCATTCCCACAGGGTGGTTATGGTGGAAAAAGTCAGACTTTGACGAGGTAAGTGCTTGGGGCAAAAAGGAGGAAAATGTCCTTTCTGCGGCCGTTGATGCCCTGCTGCCTGAAGGAAACATGCCGGGCGGAATAGAATTAGGGGTAGACAAATTTGTCAGCAAAATGATTCATGATTGCTTACCCATAGAGGAAAAGCAGGCTTTTGCAAAAGAACTGCTTGTACTGGCTAAAAAGGATTTCTCTACCCAGACTCCTGAAGACAGACTATCCCTACTAAAATCTTATCCTGAAGATAGTACTTTTATTTCTCTTCTGAGAAATTTAGCCATTCGTGGGTACACCACTTCTGAGTATTACATGATGCAAGTGCAAGGCTTCGAATTCATTCCCGGTCATTATTCTGGATGCGTAAACCTTAACCAAAATGCCTGA